In Candidatus Cybelea sp., a single window of DNA contains:
- a CDS encoding PadR family transcriptional regulator, giving the protein MSYDKSDFFRALLHAGGHHRRHGGFGRGRRGFGEAFMGGHGIPRGRRLGSDDLQLVILSLLAEQPAHGYELMRTLEERSGGFYSPSPGVVYPALTYLEEIGHAAVTQDANRKLYSITDAGRAHLEANGERVTAILETLKRFGGRMAAVREAYAGLGDVDPDASDELSKARHALKHALMRKRGSGPEELRRVALILENAAAEISKKGE; this is encoded by the coding sequence ATGTCATACGATAAATCAGATTTCTTTCGAGCCCTACTCCACGCCGGCGGACACCATCGCCGTCACGGCGGATTCGGCCGAGGCCGGCGAGGCTTCGGCGAGGCCTTCATGGGCGGCCACGGCATCCCGCGAGGACGCCGCCTCGGATCCGACGATCTGCAGCTGGTCATCCTCTCCTTGCTCGCCGAGCAGCCCGCGCACGGCTACGAGCTGATGCGTACCTTAGAAGAGCGCTCCGGCGGATTCTACTCGCCGAGCCCCGGCGTCGTCTACCCGGCCTTGACGTACCTCGAGGAGATCGGCCACGCGGCCGTCACCCAAGACGCGAATCGCAAGCTCTACTCGATTACCGATGCCGGCCGGGCACACTTGGAAGCCAATGGGGAGCGCGTAACGGCGATTCTCGAAACGCTCAAGCGCTTCGGCGGGCGAATGGCGGCGGTGCGCGAGGCGTATGCCGGACTCGGCGACGTCGATCCGGATGCCTCCGACGAACTATCGAAAGCTCGGCATGCGCTCAAACATGCGTTGATGCGTAAGCGCGGCTCCGGCCCCGAGGAACTGCGCCGAGTTGCCCTCATTCTCGAAAACGCCGCGGCCGAGATCTCTAAAAAAGGCGAATGA